A single genomic interval of Desulfitibacter alkalitolerans DSM 16504 harbors:
- a CDS encoding Gx transporter family protein translates to MKISNISLISILAAMAVTLSVLESMFIPSIIPGAKIGLANVVTVVAVYLLSFRNVLGIVIIRTLVSSLFLGTFLSIGYFMSVTGGLASAFVVYILYKYIKNVTPIFLCIIGALVHNITQLVVAYSLIGYGIMYLLPYLLLFAIPAGWCTGKIASTVIFNLSVVKN, encoded by the coding sequence ATGAAAATTTCTAACATTAGTTTGATTTCAATATTGGCAGCAATGGCAGTAACATTAAGTGTTCTTGAAAGCATGTTTATTCCTAGTATTATTCCTGGGGCCAAGATCGGTTTGGCAAATGTTGTGACAGTTGTGGCAGTTTATCTATTATCATTTAGAAATGTTTTAGGCATAGTTATCATAAGAACACTTGTATCCTCCCTGTTTCTTGGTACCTTTCTGTCCATTGGATATTTTATGAGTGTGACAGGAGGGTTAGCCAGTGCATTTGTTGTGTATATCCTTTATAAATATATAAAAAATGTTACTCCCATTTTTCTGTGTATCATTGGCGCTCTTGTTCATAACATTACTCAGCTGGTAGTAGCATACTCTTTAATTGGGTATGGTATTATGTATTTACTGCCATACTTATTGTTATTCGCAATTCCCGCAGGCTGGTGTACTGGGAAAATTGCAAGCACGGTTATCTTTAATCTAAGTGTTGTAAAGAACTAA
- a CDS encoding 4Fe-4S binding protein: protein MYGLVLLGLWKNNPKLRYVTLAVSIIVIGFWLNAAVNVTNYGSLLLGYFPSVYDNIFWYLLIGGTIILTLIFNRHIYCMWLCPFLGIQELTAKIGGGNAGCSNKVKKNLQSIKYILTWGALALVFIFSNPGIASYEPFATMFGFQGSGVQWVIWFIVIVVSMFFYRFWCRLFCPVWVFYEAILKVRCTLTKVFKGGQPWKRNSISGKSASSD from the coding sequence ATGTATGGTTTGGTTCTACTTGGCTTATGGAAAAACAATCCTAAGCTAAGATATGTTACCTTGGCAGTCAGTATAATTGTAATAGGATTTTGGTTAAATGCCGCAGTTAATGTTACTAACTATGGCAGCCTATTGCTGGGTTATTTCCCCAGTGTTTATGATAATATTTTCTGGTACCTGCTTATCGGTGGAACCATTATCCTTACTTTAATATTCAATAGGCATATATATTGTATGTGGTTGTGCCCTTTTTTGGGTATCCAAGAATTAACTGCTAAAATCGGTGGAGGTAATGCTGGTTGCTCTAATAAGGTGAAAAAAAATCTGCAGTCTATAAAATATATATTAACCTGGGGTGCATTAGCACTAGTGTTTATATTTAGCAATCCTGGAATAGCCAGCTATGAACCCTTTGCAACAATGTTTGGGTTTCAGGGTTCAGGTGTTCAATGGGTGATATGGTTTATTGTCATTGTCGTATCCATGTTTTTTTATCGGTTTTGGTGCCGTTTATTCTGTCCTGTGTGGGTTTTCTATGAAGCGATCTTAAAAGTACGCTGTACATTGACTAAAGTGTTTAAAGGAGGGCAACCATGGAAAAGAAATTCAATTTCTGGGAAGTCAGCTTCATCGGATTAG
- a CDS encoding FAD:protein FMN transferase, producing the protein MIKRILSKANLKGIKIVLIVVIIIFVVQGCTNKGNNFHSMDFFAMDTVFSITVQEQYAAEAEEASKIALHLHKLWDFNKEDSDLYRINNYSDLKIPVSPLTYEIIEEALNFAKKTEGAFDPTIQALMELWNFQKGTIPEREAVEALLPVVNYAAVALDKEANSVIFDDPETKLTLGGIAKGFAVREMVNFLKNKQVTSALVSAGGNQYALGTKPDGLSWKIGVRHPREKELTLGYVELSDMAIDTSGDYERFFEHDGIRYHHILNPTTGYPARGLIAVTVLAEDPVKADVLSTALLVMGLEKARVYHKSSDDFEMILVTEDLQIFITSGLVDTFQPARGIEVSII; encoded by the coding sequence ATGATCAAGAGGATACTAAGCAAAGCTAACTTAAAGGGCATAAAAATAGTATTGATTGTAGTAATTATTATATTTGTTGTGCAGGGATGTACTAACAAGGGAAATAACTTTCACTCAATGGATTTTTTTGCCATGGATACAGTTTTTTCTATAACTGTCCAAGAGCAGTATGCTGCTGAGGCAGAGGAAGCATCAAAAATTGCACTCCATCTTCATAAGTTATGGGATTTTAACAAAGAGGATAGTGATTTGTATAGAATCAATAATTATTCAGATTTGAAAATACCAGTTAGCCCACTAACTTATGAAATAATTGAAGAAGCCTTAAACTTTGCAAAAAAAACAGAGGGAGCATTTGACCCAACAATTCAAGCCCTAATGGAACTATGGAACTTCCAAAAAGGAACTATTCCTGAGAGAGAAGCTGTTGAAGCTCTTCTGCCAGTGGTTAATTACGCGGCCGTTGCCCTGGATAAAGAAGCAAATTCAGTAATTTTTGATGATCCTGAAACGAAACTAACCTTAGGCGGCATTGCCAAGGGATTTGCTGTAAGGGAAATGGTGAATTTTTTAAAAAATAAACAGGTGACTTCGGCATTAGTATCGGCAGGGGGTAACCAATATGCCCTTGGAACAAAGCCGGATGGTCTTTCATGGAAGATAGGTGTGAGGCATCCAAGAGAGAAGGAATTAACTCTGGGATATGTAGAGTTGTCGGATATGGCAATAGATACTTCTGGAGATTATGAAAGATTTTTTGAACATGATGGTATTAGATATCATCATATCTTAAACCCAACTACCGGTTATCCAGCCCGGGGTTTAATTGCTGTGACAGTTTTAGCTGAAGATCCTGTAAAAGCAGATGTCTTGTCCACGGCATTGCTGGTTATGGGTTTAGAGAAAGCAAGGGTTTACCATAAATCCTCTGATGATTTCGAGATGATCCTGGTAACAGAAGACCTGCAGATATTTATAACTTCTGGACTAGTTGATACGTTTCAGCCTGCCAGGGGAATAGAAGTAAGTATTATCTAG
- a CDS encoding Sec-independent protein translocase subunit TatA/TatB, which translates to MFGIMPVGPWEIVLILAIVLIIFGPGKLPQAAKMFGKSIKEFKGAVNDQEDTKQS; encoded by the coding sequence ATGTTTGGAATAATGCCTGTAGGGCCCTGGGAAATAGTCCTTATTTTAGCAATTGTGTTAATAATTTTTGGGCCGGGCAAGCTGCCTCAGGCTGCAAAAATGTTTGGTAAAAGCATAAAAGAGTTTAAGGGTGCGGTAAATGATCAAGAGGATACTAAGCAAAGCTAA
- a CDS encoding NusG domain II-containing protein: MKAFEKAIVGLILIIGLSLLLINNPEDAHENYMTINIDGTVVEKAKISEHLNETITIEIEGDIDAKIEVDKKGRVRVLPMPKDACPLGICSHTGWISKPGEAIVCMPNKMIVKIE; the protein is encoded by the coding sequence ATGAAAGCTTTTGAAAAAGCTATAGTGGGTTTAATTCTAATCATAGGCTTGTCTTTATTATTAATAAACAATCCAGAGGATGCGCATGAAAATTATATGACTATTAACATAGACGGAACGGTTGTGGAAAAAGCCAAGATTAGTGAGCATTTAAACGAAACCATCACAATTGAAATAGAAGGAGATATTGATGCAAAAATTGAAGTAGATAAAAAGGGGAGAGTAAGGGTGCTCCCCATGCCAAAGGATGCCTGCCCGCTGGGCATATGTTCTCATACAGGGTGGATTAGTAAGCCTGGCGAAGCTATTGTCTGTATGCCAAATAAAATGATCGTAAAGATTGAATAA